CGCTGGTTGGCGCGCTCCAGTTATCACGGCCGCTGGCTGGGCATGATCAATCGCTCGGCGCTAACGTTGAAGCTGCTGACCTCGCAGACCTATGGCTCGATGGTGGCGGCGCCGACCTTCGGCCTGCCCGAACAAATTGGCGGCTCGCGCAATTGGGACTATCGCTATACCTGGATTCGCGACGCCTCCTTTTCGCTCTACGCCCTAATGCGCCTGGGTTTCACCGAGGAGGCGCGGGCCTTTATGCGCTGGCTGGAACAGCGCTGCGCCGAACTCAAACCCGACGGCTCCCTGCAGGTGGTCTACGGTATCGACGGCCGCTCCGACATTCCCGAGGAAACCCTGCCGCACCTGGAGGGCTACCGCAAATCGGCGCCGGTGCGAATTGGCAACGGCGCGCTAAGCCAGTTGCAATTGGACATCTATGGCGAGCTGATGGATTCGGTCTATCTCTACGACAAGTTCGGCGAGCCGATCGCGTATGACACTTGGCTCAACCTTACCCGCCTAATCGAATGGGTCTGCGTGCATTGGCGCGACAAGGACGAATCGATTTGGGAATTTCGTTCGGAGCGGCGCGACTATCTCTATTCCAAGGCGATGTGCTGGGTGGCGCTGGACCGCGCGATTCGGCTGGCTACGCGCCGCTCCTTGCCCGCGCCGTTGGAGCGCTGGCATCCGATCCGCGACCAGATCTATCGCGACATCATGACCAAATACTGGGACGCCAAACGTGGCGCCTTTGCGCAATATCAAGGCGCCAACGCGGTGGACGCATCTTGCTTGATAATGCCGCTGATGCGGATCGTGAGCCCGGTCGATCCGCGCTGGCTATCAACCTTGCATGTGGTCGAGCGCGAGCTGCTCGATGACGCCCTGGTCTATCGCTACGAGACTCCCGATGGCTTGTCGGGCAAGGAAGGAACCTTCGGCATGTGCTCGTTCTGGTACATCGAATGTTTGTCGCGCGCGGGTGACGTGCGGCAGGCCCGCTTGTTATTTGAAAAGGCCCTGTCCTACGCCAACCACCTGGGCCTTTACTCCGAGGAGCTGGGCGCGGCCGGCGAGCACTTGGGCAATTTTCCTCAAGCCTTTACCCATGTCGCCCTGATCAGCGCAGCTTACGACCTCAATCGGCGCTTGCGGGCGGTTAGTAGCAGCGAAGGGCCCGAGACCTGAGCCGGGCTACAAATGCTTTACCGCTGCGCGCGAGCGGCTAAACTAGCCCCGCCACTTCAACCCAGCAAGGAAAGAATTGCACATGGCTGAGCAATTGATGTCCCAGGTGTCGGCGCTGATCATCGTAGCGATCGCGACCCTGGGTTACGGCGGAGTGGTGGCCCTGATGGGGGTGGAGAGCGCCTGCATTCCGCTGCCCTCGGAAGTGATCATGCCGTTTGCCGGCTACCTGGTCTCCACCGGCCGCTTCCAACTGCAAGCCGTGGCGGTGGCCGGCGCGATCGGCTGCCTGTTGGGTTCCTACGTCGCCTATTTGGTCGGTCTGACCGGCGGGCGGCGCGCCTTCATTCGCTACGGCGCCTACGTCCTCATCTCCCAGCACGAACTGGCTTTGGCCGAGCGCTTCTTTGCCCGCTGGGGCTCGCTCACGGTCTTCTTTGCCCGCCTGATGCCGGTGATTCGCACCTTTATCGCCTTTCCCGCCGGCGTGGCGCGAATGGAGCTGTGGCGCTTCAGCATTTACACCTTGCTCGGCTCCTACCTGTGGTGCCTGGCGCTGGCCTTCGCCGGCATGAAGCTGGGGCAGCATTGGCGCGCCCTGGCTCCTTATCTGCATCGCTTCGACAATGCGATCGTTGCCCTGATTGTGTTGGCGGCCGCGGCTTTTGTCTATCTGCGCCTACGCTCGCCGACCTCCAAGACGGCGCTGGCAAAGCAGCTTCCGTGCTAAGCTTGGCAGGCTGCGGAAAAAGCCTCCGCAACCTGCTCCCTCTCTCTTATCTCCCCCTGGTCAGGGGGAGAAGATTGAGGAAGGAAACCATCTTTTACGCAGGGTGCTGCTTTCAGGCGTGTGCACCGGCCTCGCAGGACTGGGTTTCCCAGCACCCTACCAGGAATGGAGGAGCTTATGAACGACGCGATCAATCCCGAGGAATTAGTTCAGGTGCTTGCCGCCGACGCCCTGCAAGTCAGGATGGCCGCCGATCTGCTGACCAACGCCGGGGTTGAATGCTTCGTCTTCGACGAGGAATCCTCGCGGATCCTCGGCACTACCCAAGCGGTTCCCGCACGCCTGATGGTCCATGCCCAAGCGCGCGAGGACGCGCTGTCCCGGCTTAAGGAATTAGGCTTCCAGGATTAAGCGCGCGCGGCGCGCCGACCCTTCGCTCGCCTCAAAGTATAACCACCTCGTCACGAGCCCAGCGTTAGTGGCGAGAGGAAACCGTCGCCGCGCTCAGGAGACCGCTGGCTTGCGCGACGCCTCCTTCAGCAGTAGTCCCACGTTGCCCGCTAGAATCCGCTCGCCAGTGGCGCCTAGGGCGCGAAGCTCGGCCACGAACGATCGCACCGCCTCGCGGGCGCGAATTTCCTGCGGGTAATCGCTGGCAAACACGATTCGGCTGGCGGGCAATTCCACCAGCGAGGCCTTGACCGAACTGATCGCGCCGCAAAAGCCCGCGGTGTCGAACACTATCCGCTCGCGCAGGTAATAGTCGAAATCGTGCTCGGGCTTGAGCCCGTGGCGGGGATTTCCTGCGGTGCCCCAAAAATCCTTGTCCTGGTAGCTGCGCACGCGGCCCAGCACCGAGGCGATCCCGCCGCCCAGATGGGCCATCTGCACGGTTAGTCCGGGATGGCGGTCGAACACCCCGCCATTAATCAGGCGGATAGTCGCCAGGGCCAGGGAAAACTCGCGCCCCACCGAACG
The DNA window shown above is from Candidatus Binataceae bacterium and carries:
- a CDS encoding DedA family protein, translated to MAEQLMSQVSALIIVAIATLGYGGVVALMGVESACIPLPSEVIMPFAGYLVSTGRFQLQAVAVAGAIGCLLGSYVAYLVGLTGGRRAFIRYGAYVLISQHELALAERFFARWGSLTVFFARLMPVIRTFIAFPAGVARMELWRFSIYTLLGSYLWCLALAFAGMKLGQHWRALAPYLHRFDNAIVALIVLAAAAFVYLRLRSPTSKTALAKQLPC
- a CDS encoding DUF2007 domain-containing protein, with protein sequence MNDAINPEELVQVLAADALQVRMAADLLTNAGVECFVFDEESSRILGTTQAVPARLMVHAQAREDALSRLKELGFQD
- a CDS encoding glycoside hydrolase family 15 protein — translated: MAYHPIENYGIVGDLHTVALVSQSGSIDFMCFPRFDSPTIFAAMLDQHHGGTFGLAPVLEEVRHKQLYLPDSNILLTRFLSEQGVAEVSDFMPVEEVSEPHTLVRRARTVRGEVKFRMICAPRFDYARAHHYLEIGKQGARFISAGTDRTALNLRTTVALRAHEGAAVAEFTLKAGESVDFVLEPAISGEDSPATAPDYVATAFKDTMNYWRRWLARSSYHGRWLGMINRSALTLKLLTSQTYGSMVAAPTFGLPEQIGGSRNWDYRYTWIRDASFSLYALMRLGFTEEARAFMRWLEQRCAELKPDGSLQVVYGIDGRSDIPEETLPHLEGYRKSAPVRIGNGALSQLQLDIYGELMDSVYLYDKFGEPIAYDTWLNLTRLIEWVCVHWRDKDESIWEFRSERRDYLYSKAMCWVALDRAIRLATRRSLPAPLERWHPIRDQIYRDIMTKYWDAKRGAFAQYQGANAVDASCLIMPLMRIVSPVDPRWLSTLHVVERELLDDALVYRYETPDGLSGKEGTFGMCSFWYIECLSRAGDVRQARLLFEKALSYANHLGLYSEELGAAGEHLGNFPQAFTHVALISAAYDLNRRLRAVSSSEGPET